The Hyphomicrobium sp. MC1 genome window below encodes:
- a CDS encoding GntR family transcriptional regulator yields MSDVEADSLQLVQSPTLVRQLAADTIRNAILKGILKPGERLVEATLAKRMGVSRPSLREALTQLAAEKLVTITPNRGPAVAAIGWSEAQNIYELRALIEAEAISNFTSRATVENINAMRRSLQNFQRAIPKKDITQLLESTKEFYATIIRSCGNPVIGEVLAGLNARINFLRARSMSQPGRSRHSLAEMTAILEEIEHGSPHKARQAAVRHVVNAALAAKAAFFGEESKSPRPKPKKALKKT; encoded by the coding sequence ATGAGCGACGTCGAGGCGGACAGCTTGCAACTCGTTCAGTCGCCGACACTGGTTCGGCAATTGGCGGCTGACACTATTCGCAATGCAATCCTCAAAGGGATCCTGAAACCAGGAGAACGCTTGGTGGAAGCCACTCTCGCAAAGCGGATGGGCGTCAGTCGCCCATCCCTGCGCGAAGCTTTGACTCAACTGGCCGCTGAAAAGTTGGTCACGATAACACCGAATCGCGGACCTGCGGTCGCGGCAATCGGCTGGAGTGAGGCTCAAAACATCTATGAGTTGCGAGCGCTCATTGAAGCTGAAGCTATCTCGAATTTTACATCGCGGGCGACAGTTGAAAACATCAACGCGATGCGGCGATCACTGCAAAACTTCCAGCGTGCTATTCCGAAGAAAGACATCACACAACTGCTGGAGTCCACCAAAGAATTCTATGCAACGATTATTCGATCTTGCGGCAACCCAGTCATAGGAGAAGTCCTCGCTGGGCTGAACGCTCGTATTAATTTTCTGCGCGCGCGGTCGATGTCCCAGCCGGGTCGGTCACGGCACTCTCTCGCTGAAATGACTGCCATCCTTGAGGAGATCGAGCATGGTAGCCCACATAAAGCACGGCAAGCCGCCGTTAGGCATGTGGTGAATGCCGCTCTCGCGGCAAAAGCGGCGTTCTTCGGCGAAGAGAGCAAGTCGCCTCGGCCGAAGCCCAAGAAAGCACTCAAGAAGACTTAG
- a CDS encoding DUF4286 family protein, with protein sequence MSAKLPTILFSEMTPPADMEDRFNAWYNEHHIPIRMETAGFVSAQRYQMRSERNYLAIYEMVDADVLRSDAYQAIKGNPSPLTKEMLGSVSGFTRYLGTQISERANQNNFIDAPVIYPVFFEVPKDRQDEFDAWNEEDHLPILMEDPRWLGVRRFDIYDGEPNSFTRLALHYLSDRAVLESDARARARATPWRAKLAAEPWFKGHYLVFDRLGNRFQGKA encoded by the coding sequence ATGTCCGCCAAATTGCCGACGATCCTCTTTTCTGAAATGACACCGCCCGCTGACATGGAGGATCGTTTCAACGCTTGGTATAATGAGCATCACATTCCTATCCGGATGGAGACGGCAGGTTTTGTCAGTGCGCAGCGGTATCAGATGAGGAGCGAGCGGAACTATCTCGCGATCTATGAAATGGTGGATGCCGATGTATTGCGAAGCGACGCCTACCAAGCCATCAAGGGCAATCCATCCCCTTTAACGAAAGAGATGCTGGGTAGCGTAAGCGGCTTCACGCGTTATCTCGGCACACAGATATCTGAACGCGCAAATCAGAATAATTTCATCGACGCGCCGGTGATCTATCCGGTTTTTTTTGAGGTTCCGAAGGATCGTCAAGACGAATTTGATGCTTGGAACGAGGAAGATCACCTTCCCATTCTGATGGAAGATCCGCGTTGGCTCGGCGTACGCAGATTTGATATCTACGATGGCGAACCCAACAGCTTCACGAGGCTTGCACTGCACTACTTATCAGATCGAGCCGTGCTGGAATCGGATGCCAGGGCACGGGCGCGTGCGACGCCTTGGCGGGCAAAGCTTGCAGCCGAGCCATGGTTCAAAGGTCACTATCTGGTTTTTGATCGACTGGGAAACAGGTTTCAGGGCAAAGCATGA